The Desmonostoc muscorum LEGE 12446 genome includes a region encoding these proteins:
- the hpsN gene encoding hormogonium polysaccharide biosynthesis glycosyltransferase HpsN has product MNNWPLITVVIPTYGREEPLRDSIVDVLKQDYPNFEVLVIDQTAKHQPEIQAYLEEMAEAGKIKWLRLDWASLPGARNYAVRRSSGEIILFIDDDVQLTPGLLSAHAKNYLQNPEVGAVAGRVFDRMKLGDSGGDLEIEYLPPEAMDPGIAWYHIDLVHTIKSQQVLTARGCNMSFRREIFTKYGLSFDERFGGSAVREESDFCLRVRQTGYKIWYDPEAHLVHLGEETGGCHDISMRSLKYQLTFYHNHFLLGLKNLTVTQALRLYARLFDCHVLGRPPCHKSGSPIKILTRGIFYTLGFFKALGTVIQSVWNDGQIYTRLDQKV; this is encoded by the coding sequence ATGAATAATTGGCCTTTAATTACTGTGGTTATCCCGACATATGGTCGAGAGGAACCGCTACGGGATAGCATTGTAGATGTCCTGAAACAGGACTATCCGAATTTTGAAGTTTTAGTAATAGACCAAACTGCAAAACACCAACCAGAAATTCAAGCCTACCTAGAAGAAATGGCGGAGGCAGGTAAAATTAAATGGTTGCGGTTAGATTGGGCGAGTTTGCCAGGGGCGCGGAATTATGCTGTGCGGCGGTCATCTGGTGAAATCATATTATTTATTGATGATGATGTGCAGCTAACGCCTGGATTGTTATCAGCCCATGCGAAAAATTATTTGCAAAACCCAGAGGTGGGGGCTGTTGCTGGACGGGTATTTGACAGAATGAAATTGGGTGATTCTGGAGGAGATTTAGAGATTGAATATCTGCCTCCCGAAGCTATGGACCCTGGTATCGCTTGGTATCATATTGATTTAGTACATACGATAAAATCCCAGCAAGTACTGACAGCAAGGGGGTGTAATATGTCCTTTCGCCGGGAAATTTTTACTAAGTATGGATTGAGTTTTGATGAGAGATTTGGCGGTAGTGCAGTGCGGGAAGAATCAGATTTTTGTTTGCGGGTGCGACAGACGGGATATAAGATTTGGTACGACCCAGAAGCCCATTTGGTGCATTTAGGTGAGGAGACTGGGGGTTGTCATGATATTAGTATGCGATCGCTTAAATATCAACTCACCTTTTACCACAATCATTTCCTCTTGGGGCTAAAAAACCTCACTGTTACCCAAGCTTTACGCCTATACGCGCGTTTATTTGATTGTCACGTCCTGGGACGCCCACCTTGCCATAAAAGCGGTTCCCCCATCAAAATTCTCACTCGCGGTATTTTTTACACTTTGGGTTTTTTCAAAGCCTTGGGTACTGTCATCCAATCAGTATGGAATGATGGTCAAATTTACACTCGTTTGGATCAAAAAGTTTAG
- the hpsO gene encoding hormogonium polysaccharide biosynthesis glycosyltransferase HpsO, translating into MKILVASHTYIVDLNCEKLRALSQLEPDIEVTVVVPKRWNPGGVQNKIIETEYRDEGSFKIVPLYNFSQNHQGFLTFGADLISLLKQFRPQIIQVEQGSRGLAYTQMIALNKLLGLKAKNVFFTWWNLPYQLKLPVALLEKHNLNHSHGIISGNQDGAEVLRQRGYEGPIKVMPQLGVDESLFTPKPQPELAASLGIEKEDFVVGFVGRFVQEKGLLTLLKALVRLKNKPWKLLLLGRGELQGELIKIATENNIENRLILVESVPHNEVANYINLMSTLVLPSETTYKFKTLTSAGWKEQFGHVLIEAMACQVPVIGSDSGEIPHVIGDAGLIFPEGDAEALANCLLELMDKPYFAHTLGEMGYQKAMIKYTNKALAKQQLEFYQELVISH; encoded by the coding sequence ATGAAAATCTTAGTTGCTAGTCACACTTATATTGTAGACCTCAACTGTGAAAAATTACGCGCTTTATCTCAGCTAGAACCTGACATTGAAGTGACAGTTGTAGTTCCAAAACGCTGGAATCCTGGTGGTGTACAAAACAAAATCATTGAAACTGAATACCGCGATGAAGGCTCATTTAAAATAGTTCCGCTTTATAACTTCAGTCAAAATCATCAGGGATTCCTTACCTTTGGCGCTGATTTGATATCTTTATTAAAACAATTTCGCCCCCAAATCATCCAGGTAGAGCAAGGGTCTAGAGGATTGGCTTATACTCAAATGATTGCCTTAAACAAACTACTAGGACTCAAGGCAAAAAATGTATTTTTTACCTGGTGGAACCTACCATATCAATTAAAATTACCAGTTGCCTTATTAGAAAAACATAACCTCAATCACAGCCACGGCATTATTTCTGGTAATCAGGATGGGGCAGAAGTTTTGCGACAACGGGGATATGAAGGGCCGATTAAAGTCATGCCGCAATTGGGTGTAGATGAAAGTTTATTTACTCCCAAACCACAACCAGAGTTAGCAGCTAGTTTAGGTATTGAAAAAGAAGATTTTGTGGTGGGTTTTGTTGGGCGTTTTGTTCAAGAAAAGGGTTTATTAACGCTTTTAAAAGCCTTAGTGAGGTTAAAAAATAAACCTTGGAAATTACTCCTCTTGGGACGGGGAGAATTACAAGGAGAATTAATTAAAATAGCAACAGAGAACAATATTGAAAACCGATTAATTTTAGTAGAAAGCGTTCCCCATAATGAAGTAGCAAACTATATCAATTTAATGAGTACTTTGGTACTGCCTTCAGAAACAACTTACAAATTTAAAACCTTAACCTCTGCTGGTTGGAAAGAACAATTTGGTCACGTGCTAATTGAAGCAATGGCTTGTCAAGTGCCTGTGATTGGTTCTGATTCCGGTGAAATTCCCCATGTAATTGGTGATGCTGGTTTAATTTTTCCTGAAGGTGATGCCGAAGCCCTTGCTAATTGCTTACTTGAATTAATGGATAAACCATATTTTGCTCACACTCTTGGTGAAATGGGTTATCAAAAAGCAATGATTAAATATACAAATAAAGCTTTAGCTAAGCAGCAATTAGAGTTTTATCAAGAGTTGGTCATTAGTCATTAG
- the hpsP gene encoding hormogonium polysaccharide biosynthesis glycosyltransferase HpsP, giving the protein MKILQIVPSISLIYGGPSQMVLGLAPALVKEGVEVTILTTDSNGDNGQIPLDVPLNRLIKQDGYEIIYFRCAPFRRYKFSLDLLKWLKLHAHEFDIAHIHALFSPISSAAAIVCRQQKLPYILRPLGTLDPADLRKKKQLKQIYAAIIERQNLAGAAAIHFTSEQEAKISERFGVSTPDLVIPLGVIPPQSPGEKGRNFVFSQFKIPEDIPLVLFMSRIDPKKGLNLLIPALEKLLGVGYKFHFVLAGTNPQEPDYEEKIKSQIQNSSLRSHTTITGFVTGELKASLLQAADLFVLPSYYENFGIAVAEAMLAGIPVVISDQVHICQQIRDSESGWVGTTDVEALVDLLQAALENPAERQRRGLNAHKYADVNFSWDAIAKLTIQAYQKILANKSIRTYVQVTENRTAEDAEGTQK; this is encoded by the coding sequence ATGAAAATATTACAAATTGTTCCCTCAATTTCTCTGATTTACGGCGGCCCTAGTCAAATGGTACTGGGATTAGCTCCAGCTTTGGTAAAAGAGGGAGTAGAAGTTACAATTCTCACAACTGATAGTAATGGTGATAATGGTCAAATACCTCTGGATGTTCCCTTAAATCGCCTGATTAAACAAGATGGTTATGAAATTATCTATTTTCGTTGTGCGCCATTTCGTCGCTACAAATTTTCTCTAGATTTACTCAAGTGGCTAAAACTTCATGCCCACGAGTTTGATATTGCACATATTCATGCTTTATTCTCACCCATAAGTAGTGCTGCTGCTATTGTGTGTCGTCAGCAAAAACTACCTTATATTTTGCGTCCTTTGGGTACTCTCGATCCGGCTGATTTACGCAAAAAAAAGCAATTAAAACAGATTTATGCTGCAATTATAGAACGTCAAAATTTAGCAGGTGCGGCGGCAATTCATTTTACTAGCGAACAAGAAGCTAAAATATCAGAAAGATTTGGAGTATCGACGCCAGATTTGGTAATTCCTTTGGGTGTGATTCCGCCTCAATCCCCTGGTGAAAAGGGGAGAAATTTTGTATTTAGTCAATTTAAAATACCAGAGGATATCCCGTTGGTGCTATTTATGTCACGAATTGACCCAAAAAAGGGGTTGAATTTGTTGATTCCGGCGCTAGAAAAATTGTTAGGGGTTGGTTATAAATTTCATTTTGTTTTAGCTGGAACAAATCCCCAAGAACCAGATTACGAAGAAAAAATAAAATCCCAAATTCAAAATTCATCACTGCGATCGCACACTACAATCACTGGCTTTGTTACTGGTGAATTAAAAGCTAGTTTACTACAAGCTGCTGATTTATTCGTCTTACCTTCCTATTATGAAAATTTTGGCATTGCTGTAGCTGAAGCGATGCTAGCAGGAATACCCGTAGTCATTTCTGACCAAGTGCATATTTGTCAACAAATACGTGATAGTGAGTCGGGTTGGGTGGGTACAACAGATGTGGAAGCACTAGTAGATTTATTACAAGCAGCTTTGGAAAATCCCGCAGAACGCCAACGACGGGGATTAAACGCCCACAAATATGCTGATGTAAATTTTAGCTGGGATGCGATCGCAAAGCTTACAATCCAAGCCTACCAAAAAATTCTGGCAAACAAATCAATCAGGACTTACGTACAAGTAACGGAAAATCGAACCGCAGAGGACGCAGAGGGCACCCAGAAATAA
- a CDS encoding SulP family inorganic anion transporter yields MPISDTVEQPKLFSFGGLFSGLRGDFTGGLTAAVVALPLALAFAVASGVEPKAGLYTAIVAGIVAAIFGGSPVQITGPTGAMAVILVGIVAKYGIEKVWIAGVMAGIIQIALGVAKLGQLVKFIPYPVTAGFTNGIAVIIFCGQLNNFFGLQVPRSEHFLPGLWQSITHVEALNWVAVGLAVVVIATNVLWPKINTTIPGSLVGLVLATVIAAYFHLDVPTIGVIPQSLPMPQGIPHWNDFSVIRELINPALALAALGSIESLLSAVVADGMTVSEKHNSDRELIGQGLANIIVPFFGGIPATGAIARTAVNVRSGGKTRLSGVIHGVALAIIVLTLAPLAAQIPLAALAGILMVVSLRMIEWEAIGLLMRATYSDFAVMILTWLVTILFDLVLAVEVGLIAAGALFIKRMSDLTLAKIPETEVFPPGIPLELGKEIAVYRVDGPVFFGAAERFVTFLREQPEVKYLILRLRYVPNMDTTGLVALEDIYHDLERHNCRLILTGLQPQVRQILERSGLLKTIGLSNCFETTTDAICSLNPQIERPSQLVATNLN; encoded by the coding sequence ATGCCAATATCTGATACCGTTGAACAACCAAAACTTTTCAGTTTCGGTGGCTTGTTTAGTGGACTGCGTGGCGATTTTACGGGAGGACTGACAGCAGCTGTCGTAGCACTACCCTTGGCTTTAGCTTTTGCGGTGGCAAGTGGAGTAGAACCAAAGGCAGGACTCTACACCGCTATTGTGGCGGGAATTGTAGCGGCAATCTTTGGAGGTTCGCCGGTACAGATTACAGGCCCTACAGGCGCAATGGCTGTCATTTTGGTGGGAATTGTTGCTAAGTATGGCATTGAAAAAGTTTGGATTGCTGGGGTGATGGCTGGAATTATCCAGATTGCCTTGGGAGTTGCCAAACTGGGACAACTAGTGAAGTTTATTCCTTATCCAGTGACGGCAGGTTTTACTAACGGTATCGCCGTGATTATTTTTTGTGGTCAATTAAATAATTTCTTTGGCTTACAAGTACCACGTAGCGAACATTTTCTGCCAGGACTTTGGCAAAGTATAACTCATGTAGAAGCTTTAAACTGGGTAGCAGTCGGGCTGGCAGTGGTGGTGATTGCAACCAACGTTTTATGGCCCAAGATTAATACTACTATACCGGGTTCTTTAGTGGGGTTGGTGTTGGCAACAGTGATCGCTGCTTATTTTCATCTGGATGTGCCAACAATTGGAGTCATTCCTCAATCTTTACCCATGCCCCAAGGTATTCCCCACTGGAATGATTTTAGCGTGATTCGAGAACTAATTAATCCGGCTTTGGCTTTGGCGGCACTGGGAAGTATTGAATCGTTGCTGTCGGCGGTGGTGGCTGATGGAATGACGGTGAGTGAGAAACACAATAGCGATCGCGAATTAATTGGTCAAGGATTGGCAAATATCATTGTCCCATTTTTTGGTGGCATCCCAGCAACAGGGGCGATCGCTCGGACTGCTGTGAATGTCCGTTCTGGCGGTAAAACCCGACTGTCTGGAGTCATTCACGGCGTTGCTTTAGCCATTATTGTCTTAACTTTGGCACCCTTAGCGGCGCAGATTCCCCTAGCCGCACTTGCTGGCATTTTGATGGTAGTTAGCTTGCGGATGATTGAGTGGGAAGCCATTGGCTTATTAATGCGTGCTACCTACTCCGATTTTGCTGTGATGATTCTCACCTGGCTGGTAACAATTTTGTTTGACTTAGTTCTCGCTGTGGAAGTCGGATTAATTGCAGCCGGAGCCTTGTTTATCAAACGTATGAGTGATTTGACCCTTGCCAAAATACCTGAAACCGAAGTGTTTCCCCCTGGTATTCCTCTAGAATTAGGCAAAGAAATTGCTGTTTATCGGGTAGATGGCCCTGTATTTTTTGGTGCTGCGGAAAGGTTCGTTACCTTCTTGCGGGAGCAGCCAGAAGTGAAGTATTTAATTCTGCGGTTACGGTATGTACCAAATATGGACACAACTGGCTTAGTGGCCTTAGAGGATATTTACCACGATTTGGAACGGCATAATTGCCGCTTAATTCTCACAGGTTTACAACCCCAAGTTCGACAAATACTAGAACGTTCAGGATTGTTGAAAACAATCGGATTATCAAATTGTTTTGAAACAACCACAGATGCTATTTGCTCTCTCAATCCTCAGATTGAAAGACCATCTCAGCTTGTAGCGACTAATTTAAATTGA
- a CDS encoding peroxiredoxin: protein MALRLGDTVPNFKQASTHGDIDFYEWAGDSWVVLFSHPADFTPVCTTELGTVAKLKPEFDKRNVKAIALSVDNVESHNGWVGDIEETQSTTLNYPILADADRQVSDLYDMIHPNANAAVTVRSVFVIDPNKKLRLTFTYPPSTGRNFDELLRVIDSLQLTDNYSVATPADWKDGEDVVIVPSLKDPEVLKEKFPKGYQEVKPYLRLTPQPNK, encoded by the coding sequence ATGGCTCTCCGTTTAGGTGATACAGTACCCAACTTTAAACAAGCCTCAACACACGGCGACATCGATTTTTACGAATGGGCAGGTGACAGCTGGGTTGTGCTGTTCTCTCACCCTGCTGATTTTACACCTGTTTGCACAACAGAACTCGGCACAGTTGCCAAGCTGAAACCAGAATTTGACAAGCGCAATGTCAAAGCGATCGCACTTAGCGTTGATAATGTTGAATCACACAATGGCTGGGTGGGAGATATTGAAGAAACTCAAAGCACCACTCTTAACTACCCAATTTTGGCAGATGCCGATCGCCAGGTTTCTGACCTTTATGATATGATCCACCCCAATGCCAACGCAGCTGTAACGGTGCGATCGGTTTTCGTAATCGACCCCAACAAAAAACTCCGTCTAACTTTCACATATCCCCCCAGCACAGGACGCAACTTTGATGAACTTTTGCGGGTGATTGATTCTCTGCAATTGACTGATAACTACAGCGTGGCCACACCAGCCGACTGGAAAGATGGAGAGGATGTCGTAATTGTCCCCTCACTCAAAGATCCAGAAGTTCTCAAAGAGAAGTTCCCCAAAGGCTATCAGGAAGTTAAACCTTATCTGCGGTTAACTCCTCAGCCTAACAAGTAA
- a CDS encoding Uma2 family endonuclease: MFSSPLVLQIPSSMQITDEQFFEFCLANRDLRIERNKFGELVIMPPTGSETGNREINISGQLWVWSEQDGTGITFSSSTGFKLSTGAERSPDASWIKLERWNSLSPEQQQKFAPICPDFVVELKSPSDNLQTLKEKMEEYMNEPGIQLGWLIDRKQRKVYIYRPGLSEECLDNPASVSGDRILPGFILNMSKVW; the protein is encoded by the coding sequence ATGTTTTCATCCCCTTTAGTTTTACAAATTCCGTCATCAATGCAAATCACAGACGAACAATTTTTTGAGTTCTGTCTGGCGAATCGTGATTTACGCATTGAACGCAATAAATTTGGAGAATTGGTAATTATGCCTCCTACTGGTTCAGAGACAGGAAACCGAGAAATTAATATCTCAGGACAGTTATGGGTGTGGTCAGAACAGGATGGCACAGGTATAACTTTTAGCTCTAGTACTGGATTTAAGTTATCAACAGGTGCAGAGCGCTCTCCAGATGCTTCCTGGATTAAACTAGAACGGTGGAATTCTCTGTCTCCAGAACAACAGCAAAAATTTGCCCCCATTTGTCCAGATTTTGTAGTCGAACTCAAATCTCCCAGCGACAACCTCCAAACTCTGAAGGAAAAAATGGAGGAATATATGAATGAGCCGGGAATACAGTTAGGCTGGTTGATTGACCGTAAGCAACGTAAAGTCTATATTTATCGTCCTGGATTATCAGAGGAATGTTTGGATAATCCTGCTAGCGTTAGTGGCGATCGCATATTGCCTGGTTTTATTTTGAATATGAGTAAAGTTTGGTAA
- the pirA gene encoding arginine synthesis PII-interacting regulator PirA: MNQGRLQTARKAREAHRENIQKSLEHRLQVARAKGDEQLIRQLEAEMKYSY, translated from the coding sequence ATGAATCAAGGTAGATTACAGACTGCCAGGAAAGCGCGAGAAGCTCACAGAGAGAATATTCAAAAAAGCTTAGAACATCGCTTGCAAGTAGCCAGAGCGAAAGGTGACGAACAACTGATTCGTCAGCTCGAAGCTGAGATGAAGTATTCCTACTAA
- a CDS encoding SAM hydrolase/SAM-dependent halogenase family protein, whose protein sequence is MSENRIGQQPVVTLLSDFGDRDVYVGVMKGVIAQINSQIMVVDLTHQIPPQDTAAARFCLMNAYPYFPVGTVHVAVVDPGVGSKRRAIAVEFAQGFLVGPDNGIFSGVLSQSPAMSTTGYAYAAVELTNLNYWRTPEPSKTFHGRDIFAPVAANLASGVPLEQLGQKIDPASLVKLDIGECKQTTTGVVGCIQYIDGFGNLVSNIPGSFVQGKSWYVQVERLNVPGCETYSNVKVGEAIALVGSHGWVEIAVNSGNAHSQLQLNLQDALQILFFD, encoded by the coding sequence ATGTCTGAGAACCGTATCGGTCAACAACCAGTGGTGACTTTGCTGAGCGATTTCGGCGATCGCGATGTCTATGTAGGGGTGATGAAAGGAGTAATAGCCCAAATCAACTCTCAAATCATGGTGGTAGACTTGACGCACCAAATTCCGCCGCAAGACACAGCCGCAGCCCGGTTTTGTTTGATGAATGCTTACCCCTATTTTCCAGTTGGGACAGTGCATGTAGCAGTGGTAGATCCAGGTGTGGGGAGCAAGCGACGGGCGATCGCAGTAGAATTTGCTCAAGGGTTTCTTGTGGGACCTGATAATGGCATTTTCAGTGGAGTATTAAGTCAAAGTCCGGCGATGTCTACGACGGGCTACGCCTACGCAGCGGTGGAACTCACAAATCTTAACTATTGGCGAACTCCCGAACCAAGCAAGACTTTTCACGGTAGGGATATTTTTGCACCAGTGGCAGCTAATCTTGCCAGTGGTGTCCCACTCGAACAGCTGGGACAAAAAATCGATCCAGCAAGTTTGGTTAAGCTGGATATCGGCGAGTGCAAGCAGACAACAACTGGTGTAGTGGGTTGCATTCAATATATCGATGGCTTTGGCAACTTAGTGAGCAACATTCCTGGAAGTTTCGTCCAAGGTAAAAGCTGGTACGTGCAAGTTGAGCGGTTGAATGTACCAGGGTGTGAAACTTATAGTAATGTCAAAGTGGGAGAGGCAATCGCTTTGGTTGGCAGTCACGGCTGGGTAGAAATTGCCGTCAATAGCGGCAATGCTCATTCACAGTTACAGCTTAATTTACAAGATGCCCTACAAATTTTGTTTTTTGACTGA
- a CDS encoding DUF2301 domain-containing membrane protein, whose amino-acid sequence MTTQILPAPEVYQGQFGEFTITQSDRTGVMIYRAGLMIAALSFAIGSALVLLNNNPTVLSALTPLYACFILALGVSLFTIHIYMASLHRMLQVFWAIGTIASLILALSSSEPLAVTVYNQPLTLFGVGFIFVALTGIYFKEAVCFNRLETKVLTPIVPLLLLGHLVGVLPIQWESVLLGIWATLFLVFALRKTVQAIPADIGDKSVFTYLKEQRLAKV is encoded by the coding sequence ATGACTACGCAAATACTACCTGCACCAGAAGTTTATCAAGGTCAGTTTGGGGAATTTACAATTACCCAGAGCGATCGCACCGGAGTAATGATCTACCGCGCTGGCTTAATGATAGCTGCACTCAGTTTTGCCATCGGTAGCGCTTTGGTTTTGCTCAACAATAACCCAACTGTTTTAAGTGCGCTGACACCTCTATATGCTTGTTTTATTCTGGCTCTTGGTGTAAGTTTATTTACCATTCATATTTACATGGCATCACTACACCGAATGTTGCAAGTTTTTTGGGCGATCGGTACTATCGCATCGCTGATATTGGCACTATCTAGTAGTGAACCTTTGGCTGTTACTGTTTACAATCAGCCTCTTACTTTATTTGGAGTTGGTTTTATCTTCGTTGCTCTGACAGGTATTTATTTTAAAGAAGCTGTTTGCTTCAATCGCCTGGAAACTAAAGTATTAACTCCAATAGTACCATTACTATTGTTAGGACATTTGGTAGGAGTTTTACCAATTCAGTGGGAAAGTGTTTTATTAGGAATTTGGGCAACGTTATTTTTGGTATTTGCTCTGCGAAAGACAGTGCAAGCAATTCCCGCTGATATTGGCGATAAATCTGTATTTACTTACTTGAAAGAACAGCGTTTAGCTAAGGTTTAA
- a CDS encoding ElyC/SanA/YdcF family protein, with product MQVKKLRRLKFPKIKLVKRQEIWTLTAPGWAIAIAVIAYLMFFSITHVHSYLAVSSPIKSAEILVVEGWLPDSAIEQALIEFQNGSYRQIITTGGSFGRGNYLTEYNNFAEVTAATLKKLGLQADKVVAVPTPFVVKDRSYASAAEFYRWLSNSNLKVRSINLFSLDAHTRRSWLIFKKLLNPGIQVGVIAAKTKDYDPNKWWGSSEGVRTVLDEIIAYTYARFLSWKN from the coding sequence ATGCAGGTAAAAAAACTTAGGCGTCTAAAATTTCCCAAAATCAAACTCGTAAAACGCCAAGAAATATGGACACTTACGGCTCCGGGATGGGCAATTGCGATCGCTGTGATTGCCTATTTAATGTTTTTCAGTATTACTCATGTACATTCATATCTCGCCGTAAGTTCTCCTATCAAATCAGCAGAAATATTAGTTGTTGAAGGATGGCTACCAGATTCTGCTATAGAACAAGCTTTGATTGAATTTCAAAACGGTTCTTATCGTCAAATAATTACTACCGGAGGTTCATTCGGAAGAGGAAATTATCTGACTGAATACAATAATTTTGCAGAAGTGACAGCCGCCACCTTGAAGAAACTCGGTTTACAAGCAGATAAAGTGGTAGCTGTTCCCACACCTTTTGTAGTCAAGGATCGGAGTTATGCCTCTGCTGCTGAATTTTATCGCTGGCTATCCAATTCCAATTTAAAAGTGCGATCGATTAATCTTTTTTCTTTGGACGCTCATACCCGTAGGAGTTGGTTAATTTTCAAAAAACTACTGAATCCTGGCATTCAAGTTGGTGTGATTGCTGCCAAAACCAAAGATTACGATCCAAATAAATGGTGGGGTTCCAGCGAAGGTGTGCGGACAGTTCTTGATGAAATAATTGCTTATACTTATGCCCGGTTTTTGAGTTGGAAAAACTGA
- a CDS encoding phosphotransferase enzyme family protein, which yields MIEEFNTQGAENLVAIADQFARLGKVISTKAFGSGNINDTFLVTLDCSKQQHFVLQRINTQVFHQPKLIMQNMCIFTEHVRKKLQSTPLNRRWEVPQVLLTKNEQDHWRDADGSFWRAISFIEDSQSFDTMHDRSHAQEIGYALGMFHNLISDLPPEKLADTLEGFHITPLYLQHYDEVLATTKVCKTPDVNYCLEFVSDRQTFAHILENAKAQGILPLRLMHGDPKINNVMFDTATQQAVSVIDLDTVKPGLVHYDIGDCLRSGCNPAGEETQNWEDVYFDTDLCQEILAGYLGVAKAFLTENDYAYIYDAIRLITFELGLRFFADYLAGNVYFKVKHPEHNLARAIVQFKLTESIESQETQIRKIIKDIK from the coding sequence ATGATAGAAGAATTCAATACACAGGGTGCAGAAAATCTAGTTGCGATCGCCGATCAATTCGCCCGACTGGGAAAGGTTATAAGTACCAAAGCATTCGGTAGTGGTAATATCAATGACACCTTTTTGGTAACTCTAGATTGCTCAAAACAACAGCATTTTGTTCTACAACGCATTAATACACAAGTATTTCATCAGCCAAAATTGATTATGCAAAATATGTGTATCTTCACTGAGCATGTTCGCAAAAAATTACAATCTACTCCTCTAAATCGTCGCTGGGAAGTACCGCAAGTACTACTGACTAAAAACGAACAAGACCACTGGCGAGATGCTGACGGTTCCTTTTGGCGGGCAATTAGCTTTATTGAAGATTCACAATCCTTTGATACCATGCACGATCGCTCACATGCACAAGAAATCGGTTATGCATTGGGAATGTTCCACAATTTGATCAGCGATTTGCCACCAGAAAAACTCGCTGATACCCTCGAAGGATTCCATATTACACCGCTTTATCTTCAGCATTACGATGAAGTTTTAGCAACTACCAAAGTGTGTAAAACTCCTGATGTTAATTATTGCTTGGAATTTGTTAGCGATCGCCAAACCTTTGCACATATCCTCGAAAATGCCAAAGCACAAGGCATTCTACCGCTGCGTCTGATGCACGGCGATCCAAAAATCAATAACGTCATGTTCGACACTGCTACCCAGCAAGCCGTCAGTGTCATAGACCTAGACACCGTGAAACCCGGTCTGGTACATTACGATATTGGCGATTGTTTGCGATCGGGTTGCAATCCGGCTGGAGAAGAAACGCAGAATTGGGAAGATGTTTATTTTGATACCGATTTGTGCCAGGAAATTTTAGCAGGTTATCTTGGTGTGGCTAAGGCTTTTCTGACAGAAAATGACTATGCCTATATCTACGATGCAATTCGTCTCATCACCTTTGAACTAGGATTGAGATTTTTTGCTGATTATTTAGCAGGAAACGTCTATTTCAAAGTGAAGCACCCAGAACATAATTTAGCAAGAGCGATCGTCCAGTTTAAACTCACCGAAAGTATCGAATCCCAAGAAACGCAGATTCGCAAAATCATCAAAGATATTAAATGA
- a CDS encoding DOMON-like domain-containing protein, translated as MNNQTFSLQPFVSSESPANLQIAGNISRNINQLSICYTLTGDLKEIALAKPATPSRKHQLWENTCFEFFLGIKNSQQYWEFNLSPAGDWNVYRFDGYRQGMREETALTILPFNVENQTDKLVLTLNIDLDKMISPEQIIEVAITTVIKNRDGGVTYWALTHRGAEADFHLRDSFILEV; from the coding sequence ATGAATAACCAGACATTTTCCTTGCAACCATTTGTTTCTAGCGAATCCCCAGCGAATTTGCAAATCGCAGGTAATATCAGCCGAAATATTAATCAACTTAGCATCTGTTATACCCTCACAGGTGATTTGAAAGAAATAGCGTTAGCAAAGCCAGCTACACCATCACGCAAGCATCAACTGTGGGAAAATACTTGCTTTGAGTTTTTCCTTGGCATCAAAAACTCTCAACAATATTGGGAATTCAACCTGTCACCCGCCGGAGACTGGAATGTTTATCGTTTTGATGGATACCGTCAAGGAATGCGGGAAGAAACAGCCTTGACAATACTTCCGTTTAATGTTGAAAATCAAACCGATAAATTAGTACTTACTTTGAACATTGATTTGGATAAAATGATTTCGCCAGAACAAATAATTGAAGTTGCCATTACCACTGTTATTAAAAATAGAGATGGTGGCGTTACTTACTGGGCATTAACTCATCGAGGTGCAGAAGCTGATTTTCATTTGCGAGACAGTTTTATTCTTGAAGTGTAA